One Cryptomeria japonica chromosome 9, Sugi_1.0, whole genome shotgun sequence genomic window carries:
- the LOC131858427 gene encoding uncharacterized protein LOC131858427 encodes MHNFATTLINSRYAFYTVQNIVRNGPQGSRSFHPLQSTFIEELNDQCTKAHLETLAKCNIQVVSVLKAKNAYFPPYEISCSTCHHSLPFDVAIDMDFVHCTYCNADTQTSCHHNILCTLNTQEGNIDCSLQGDILQQTYPDITDITYEQYQQDISPMVFMLHRLHVYGTFTLAVNNTIINIVKQ; translated from the exons ATGCACAACTTTGCAACAACTCTTATCAACAGTAGATATGCCTTTTATACTGTTCAAAATATTGTGCGTAATGGTCCCCAAGGAAGCCGGTCATTCCACCCATTGCAGTCTACTTTCATTGAAGAGCTTAATGACCAGTGCACAAAAGCACATTTGGAGACACTTGCCAAATGTAATATCCAG GTTGTCAGTGTCCTCAAAGCAAAAAATGCCTATTTTCCACCCTATGAAATATCTTGCTCAACGTGCCACCACTCCCTACCATTTGATGTTGCAATTGACATGGACTTTGTCCATTGCACGTATTGTAACGCTGACACACAAACCTCTTGCCACCATAACATACTTTGCACATTGAATACACAAGAAGGCAACATCGACTGCTCCTTGCAAGGAGACATACTTCAACAAACTTACCCAGATATCACAGATATAACATATGAACAATACCAACAAGACATCTCACCAATGGTCTTTATGTTGCACAGGCTCCACGTCTATGGCACTTTCACATTAGCTGTGAACAACACCATTATTAATATTGTCAAGCAATAG